The proteins below are encoded in one region of Hordeum vulgare subsp. vulgare chromosome 3H, MorexV3_pseudomolecules_assembly, whole genome shotgun sequence:
- the LOC123442429 gene encoding uncharacterized protein LOC123442429 isoform X1: protein MLLPGRNFANESMCAMKNKQRYHESDLPVKLTFQSLKEVTNNFADKLGSGASSEVYRGEFDGKVIAVKKLPFRIGIDEKLFQNEYEHLKRLKHHNIVRLVGFCDETEHVFAEYKGKTIIAEEIHRALCLEFLPNGPLSDYLREKYTGHSWYTRFQIINGMCEGLKYIHEVSVVHLDIKPGNILLDAKMIPKIADFGLSRLLVEECIREATQLGTIGYIPREFIDNQVISREFDIFSLGVTIMKILTEPMDYWNISYMNDKECIEHVQDNWRKRFEEIPRYPWLEDCKQVRTCIEIALRCMDPERLNRPSLNHIVSKLIPVRRTVVPYTCDVERISVNYMPAPFFEKEELSPQHLNYMPAPFFEEEELSPQHLNYIPACFTSDSGFEVECMSANSTTDLWLPIDIQEIDTPQMPSPEPEDSHIRTCELSFEFLREITNDFSKDRIVSECASATIFKGILNSGEETRVKRFRASKKDIPDKEFQNEVGKLMEIKHKNIVRLLGYCNEKKREAVKHDGRYIVTCKVETLLLYEYVPNRSLDQYIYGDSCQLEWNMRFKIILAICEALHFLHTELNKPISHLPLTPENILLDKKLVPKLSDIGLSDLFEGLSPEGTEYDPEINRYKAPEYINRYTISFQSNIYSLGLLIMDIATGEKDSSHARQTMDSSHSANVRQKWTDEYIASKYTSLDVTCIGQLRVCLQIALWCVEDNRQDRPSIREIVNTLNNPYIGRALNKPGVGPILLLSVQPQRLCFPLPSTRLISRLLCLTNNKDECIAFRLLTDNPGRYHTELPLCGIVPPKCTYTINVVVHEQTKQLPSNSDEFLTLICTTTHEKELKNLDADSAAVLFGNPDHEVQEMMLPVVCDSSEETISNQIIASQHCRVVPSVDVHSISQNYRQVLSIDVHPKEPWLLTTNQMGTLCIWNYQKKETLNSLEVTPGEPVYSAKFIEPKHWFVTGDGDGYIHVYSYDTMKEAMNFKAHENTIMSLALHSSFSFVLSASDDHLIKLWDWDKRWECMRTFSGHYDRVTQVMFDPRSSNEFLSASMDGSVKRWYLYYGNCDNTFVDKSGGLLCLHYIRDRQVYYDGRLLVAGSSDGVAKVWDELEGECVGTLEGHTNCLTALCWHPKHEVLVTGSLDGTVQIWKQTSTRYRLENIIRLNLGAVTALAYIPEARSQTVPYTKLWHFLKEAFNEFINCCLGSESSKHPSMSFVQRVVVGCEQGIAMVEIDYL from the exons ATGCTCTTGCCCGGAAGGAATTTTGCAAATGAATCAATGTGTGCCATGAAGAATAAGCAACGATACCATGAAAGTGACTTGCCAGTGAAACTGACATTCCAATCCTTAAAGGAGGTCACAAACAACTTCGCCGACAAACTTGGCAGCGGTGCATCTTCAGAAGTTTACAGG GGAGAGTTCGATGGAAAAGTGATTGCCGTAAAGAAACTTCCATTCAGGATTGGGATTGACGAGAAGCTATTCCAAAACGAATACGAACACCTTAAGAGGCTCAAGCATCATAATATCGTGCGGCTAGTGGGCTTCTGTGATGAAACAGAGCATGTATTTGCAGAGTACAAAGGGAAAACAATAATTGCCGAAGAAATACATAGGGCACTCTGCCTCGAGTTCCTACCCAACGGACCCCTTAGTGACTATCTTCGTG AAAAATATACTGGACATAGTTGGTACACACGGTTCCAGATAATCAACGGGATGTGTGAGGGTTTGAAATATATTCATGAAGTTTCCGTTGTGCATTTGGATATAAAGCCTGGTAATATATTGCTAGATGCGAAAATGATACCGAAAATTGCGGATTTTGGATTATCAAGGCTACTGGTCGAAGAATGCATCAGAGAGGCAACTCAGTTAGGGACAAT TGGATACATACCAAGGGAGTTCATAGACAATCAAGTTATCTCAAGAGAGTTTGACATCTTTAGCTTAGGGGTTACAATTATGAAGATATTGACAGAACCAATGGACTACTGGAACATTTCTTACATGAATGACAAGGAATGTATTGAGCAT GTACAGGACAACTGGAGGAAAAGGTTTGAGGAGATACCACGGTATCCATGGCTTGAAGATTGCAAACAAGTAAGAACTTGTATTGAGATCGCACTACGATGTATGGATCCTGAGCGACTTAATAGGCCTTCGCTGAATCATATTGTCAGTAAGCTGATTCCAGTACGAAGGACAGTGGTACCTTATACGTGCGATGTAGAACGTATATCTGTCAATTATATGCCTGCCccttttttcgaaaaggaggaaCTTAGCCCCCAGCATCTCAATTATATGCCTGCCCCTTTTTTCGAAGAGGAGGAACTTAGCCCCCAGCATCTCAATTATATTCCTGCCTGTTTTACATCGGATTCTGGTTTTGAAGTGGAGTGTATGTCTGCCAATTCTACAACGGACTTATGGTTGCCGATAGACATCCAGGAGATAGACACTCCTCAGATGCCTTCACCAG AACCGGAAGATTCACACATTCGCACATGTGAACTATCGTTCGAGTTTCTACGAGAAATTACTAATGATTTTTCAAAGGACCGAATAGTTTCTGAATGCGCATCTGCGACAATTTTTAAG GGTATACTTAACTCTGGAGAAGAGACTCGGGTGAAGAGGTTTAGGGCAAGTAAAAAGGATATTCCAGATAAGGAGTTTCAGAATGAAGTTGGAAAGCTCAtggagatcaaacacaaaaatataGTACGGTTACTCGGCTATTGCAACGAAAAGAAGAGGGAAGCTGTGAAGCATGACGGGAGATATATTGTGACATGCAAGGTAGAAACTTTGCTATTGTACGAGTATGTGCCAAATAGAAGCCTTGACCAATATATTTATG GTGATTCTTGTCAACTTGAGTGGAATATGCGCTTCAAGATAATTTTGGCCATTTGTGAGGCGTTGCATTTCTTACATACTGAGTTAAACAAGCCTATCAGTCATCTGCCTCTTACTCCTGAGAACATACTATTAGACAAAAAATTGGTACCAAAACTTTCAGATATTGGTCTATCAGATTTGTTTGAAGGACTATCCCCAGAGGGCACAGAATATGATCCGGAAATAAA TCGGTACAAGGCTCCAGAATACATAAACAGATACACTATTTCATTCCAATCAAACATATACAGCTTAGGTCTCTTAATAATGGATATCGCAACAGGAGAGAAGGACAGCTCTCATGCTCGACAAACCATGGATAGTAGCCATTCTGCGAAT GTACGTCAAAAGTGGACGGATGAATACATAGCATCAAAGTATACATCACTGGATGTCACTTGCATTGGTCAACTCAGAGTATGCCTCCAGATTGCGTTATGGTGTGTCGAGGACAACAGACAGGACAGGCCATCTATACGGGAAATTGTCAATACACTGAACAATCCATATATAGGCAGAGCATTAAACAAG CCAGGAGTCGGTCCCATCTTATTGTTGAGCGTGCAACCCCAGCGTCTCTGCTTCCCTCTCCCTTCCACAAGGTTGATTTCCCGCCTGTTGTGCCTAACAAACAACAAGGATGAGTGTATCGCCTTCAGGCTCCTCACGGATAACCCAGGGAGGTACCATACAGAGTTGCCGCTTTGCGGTATTGTACCGCCAAAGTGCACCTACACTATCAACGTGGTAGTGCACGAGCAGACAAAGCAGCTACCATCAAATAGCGACGAGTTTTTGACCCTCATCTGCACAACAACGCATGAGAAGGAACTCAAGAATCTCGACGCAGACTCTGCCGCAGTCCTTTTTGGGAACCCCGATCATGAGGTGCAAGAGATGATGCTCCCTGTTGTTTGTGACTCATCGGAAGAGACTATCTCTAATCAG ATCATAGCCAGTCAGCATTGCCGAGTGGTTCCATCCGTTGATGTTCATTCAATCAGCCAAAATTACCGGCAGGTGTTGTCCATAGATGTGCATCCAAAGGAGCCTTG GCTATTGACGACCAACCAAATGGGCACTCTTTGCATTTGGAACTACCAGAAGAAG GAAACGTTGAACTCCTTGGAAGTTACTCCAGGAGAACCAG TATATTCCGCAAAATTTATCGAACCAAAGCATTGGTTCGTGACTGGGGATGGCGATGGATACATTCATGTGTACAGTTATGATACAATGAAAGAAGCCATGAACTTCAAAGCTCATGAGAATACCATCATGTCTTTGGCTCTGCATTCGAGTTTTTCTTTCGTGCTATCAGCATCTGACGATCACCTGATCAAGCTTTGGGACTGGGACAAGCGCTGGGAATGTATGCGGACATTTAGTGGACACTATGACAGAGTCACACAAGTGATGTTTGACCCGCGGTCGAGTAATGAGTTTCTAAGTGCTTCCATGGATGGCAGTGTCAAG CGCTGGTACCTCTACTATGGTAATTGCGACAACACGTTTGTAGACAAATCAGGTGGCCTCCTATGTCTTCACTACATCAGAGATAGGCAAGTTTACTATGATGGGAGATTACTGGTTGCTGGCTCTTCGGATGGTGTTGCAAAG GTCTGGGATGAGCTTGAGGGAGAATGTGTTGGTACGCTTGAAGGACATACAAACTGTCTCACTGCTCTTTGTTGGCACCCCAAACATGAAGTATTAGTAACAGGTTCCCTTGATGGGACCGTACAAATCTGGAAGCAAACTAGCACTAGATACAG
- the LOC123442429 gene encoding uncharacterized protein LOC123442429 isoform X4, with amino-acid sequence MLLPGRNFANESMCAMKNKQRYHESDLPVKLTFQSLKEVTNNFADKLGSGASSEVYRGEFDGKVIAVKKLPFRIGIDEKLFQNEYEHLKRLKHHNIVRLVGFCDETEHVFAEYKGKTIIAEEIHRALCLEFLPNGPLSDYLREKYTGHSWYTRFQIINGMCEGLKYIHEVSVVHLDIKPGNILLDAKMIPKIADFGLSRLLVEECIREATQLGTIGYIPREFIDNQVISREFDIFSLGVTIMKILTEPMDYWNISYMNDKECIEHVQDNWRKRFEEIPRYPWLEDCKQVRTCIEIALRCMDPERLNRPSLNHIVSKLIPVRRTVVPYTCDVERISVNYMPAPFFEKEELSPQHLNYMPAPFFEEEELSPQHLNYIPACFTSDSGFEVECMSANSTTDLWLPIDIQEIDTPQMPSPEPEDSHIRTCELSFEFLREITNDFSKDRIVSECASATIFKGILNSGEETRVKRFRASKKDIPDKEFQNEVGKLMEIKHKNIVRLLGYCNEKKREAVKHDGRYIVTCKVETLLLYEYVPNRSLDQYIYGDSCQLEWNMRFKIILAICEALHFLHTELNKPISHLPLTPENILLDKKLVPKLSDIGLSDLFEGLSPEGTEYDPEINRYKAPEYINRYTISFQSNIYSLGLLIMDIATGEKDSSHARQTMDSSHSANVRQKWTDEYIASKYTSLDVTCIGQLRVCLQIALWCVEDNRQDRPSIREIVNTLNNPYIGRALNKIIASQHCRVVPSVDVHSISQNYRQVLSIDVHPKEPWLLTTNQMGTLCIWNYQKKETLNSLEVTPGEPVYSAKFIEPKHWFVTGDGDGYIHVYSYDTMKEAMNFKAHENTIMSLALHSSFSFVLSASDDHLIKLWDWDKRWECMRTFSGHYDRVTQVMFDPRSSNEFLSASMDGSVKRWYLYYGNCDNTFVDKSGGLLCLHYIRDRQVYYDGRLLVAGSSDGVAKVWDELEGECVGTLEGHTNCLTALCWHPKHEVLVTGSLDGTVQIWKQTSTRYRLENIIRLNLGAVTALAYIPEARSQTVPYTKLWHFLKEAFNEFINCCLGSESSKHPSMSFVQRVVVGCEQGIAMVEIDYL; translated from the exons ATGCTCTTGCCCGGAAGGAATTTTGCAAATGAATCAATGTGTGCCATGAAGAATAAGCAACGATACCATGAAAGTGACTTGCCAGTGAAACTGACATTCCAATCCTTAAAGGAGGTCACAAACAACTTCGCCGACAAACTTGGCAGCGGTGCATCTTCAGAAGTTTACAGG GGAGAGTTCGATGGAAAAGTGATTGCCGTAAAGAAACTTCCATTCAGGATTGGGATTGACGAGAAGCTATTCCAAAACGAATACGAACACCTTAAGAGGCTCAAGCATCATAATATCGTGCGGCTAGTGGGCTTCTGTGATGAAACAGAGCATGTATTTGCAGAGTACAAAGGGAAAACAATAATTGCCGAAGAAATACATAGGGCACTCTGCCTCGAGTTCCTACCCAACGGACCCCTTAGTGACTATCTTCGTG AAAAATATACTGGACATAGTTGGTACACACGGTTCCAGATAATCAACGGGATGTGTGAGGGTTTGAAATATATTCATGAAGTTTCCGTTGTGCATTTGGATATAAAGCCTGGTAATATATTGCTAGATGCGAAAATGATACCGAAAATTGCGGATTTTGGATTATCAAGGCTACTGGTCGAAGAATGCATCAGAGAGGCAACTCAGTTAGGGACAAT TGGATACATACCAAGGGAGTTCATAGACAATCAAGTTATCTCAAGAGAGTTTGACATCTTTAGCTTAGGGGTTACAATTATGAAGATATTGACAGAACCAATGGACTACTGGAACATTTCTTACATGAATGACAAGGAATGTATTGAGCAT GTACAGGACAACTGGAGGAAAAGGTTTGAGGAGATACCACGGTATCCATGGCTTGAAGATTGCAAACAAGTAAGAACTTGTATTGAGATCGCACTACGATGTATGGATCCTGAGCGACTTAATAGGCCTTCGCTGAATCATATTGTCAGTAAGCTGATTCCAGTACGAAGGACAGTGGTACCTTATACGTGCGATGTAGAACGTATATCTGTCAATTATATGCCTGCCccttttttcgaaaaggaggaaCTTAGCCCCCAGCATCTCAATTATATGCCTGCCCCTTTTTTCGAAGAGGAGGAACTTAGCCCCCAGCATCTCAATTATATTCCTGCCTGTTTTACATCGGATTCTGGTTTTGAAGTGGAGTGTATGTCTGCCAATTCTACAACGGACTTATGGTTGCCGATAGACATCCAGGAGATAGACACTCCTCAGATGCCTTCACCAG AACCGGAAGATTCACACATTCGCACATGTGAACTATCGTTCGAGTTTCTACGAGAAATTACTAATGATTTTTCAAAGGACCGAATAGTTTCTGAATGCGCATCTGCGACAATTTTTAAG GGTATACTTAACTCTGGAGAAGAGACTCGGGTGAAGAGGTTTAGGGCAAGTAAAAAGGATATTCCAGATAAGGAGTTTCAGAATGAAGTTGGAAAGCTCAtggagatcaaacacaaaaatataGTACGGTTACTCGGCTATTGCAACGAAAAGAAGAGGGAAGCTGTGAAGCATGACGGGAGATATATTGTGACATGCAAGGTAGAAACTTTGCTATTGTACGAGTATGTGCCAAATAGAAGCCTTGACCAATATATTTATG GTGATTCTTGTCAACTTGAGTGGAATATGCGCTTCAAGATAATTTTGGCCATTTGTGAGGCGTTGCATTTCTTACATACTGAGTTAAACAAGCCTATCAGTCATCTGCCTCTTACTCCTGAGAACATACTATTAGACAAAAAATTGGTACCAAAACTTTCAGATATTGGTCTATCAGATTTGTTTGAAGGACTATCCCCAGAGGGCACAGAATATGATCCGGAAATAAA TCGGTACAAGGCTCCAGAATACATAAACAGATACACTATTTCATTCCAATCAAACATATACAGCTTAGGTCTCTTAATAATGGATATCGCAACAGGAGAGAAGGACAGCTCTCATGCTCGACAAACCATGGATAGTAGCCATTCTGCGAAT GTACGTCAAAAGTGGACGGATGAATACATAGCATCAAAGTATACATCACTGGATGTCACTTGCATTGGTCAACTCAGAGTATGCCTCCAGATTGCGTTATGGTGTGTCGAGGACAACAGACAGGACAGGCCATCTATACGGGAAATTGTCAATACACTGAACAATCCATATATAGGCAGAGCATTAAACAAG ATCATAGCCAGTCAGCATTGCCGAGTGGTTCCATCCGTTGATGTTCATTCAATCAGCCAAAATTACCGGCAGGTGTTGTCCATAGATGTGCATCCAAAGGAGCCTTG GCTATTGACGACCAACCAAATGGGCACTCTTTGCATTTGGAACTACCAGAAGAAG GAAACGTTGAACTCCTTGGAAGTTACTCCAGGAGAACCAG TATATTCCGCAAAATTTATCGAACCAAAGCATTGGTTCGTGACTGGGGATGGCGATGGATACATTCATGTGTACAGTTATGATACAATGAAAGAAGCCATGAACTTCAAAGCTCATGAGAATACCATCATGTCTTTGGCTCTGCATTCGAGTTTTTCTTTCGTGCTATCAGCATCTGACGATCACCTGATCAAGCTTTGGGACTGGGACAAGCGCTGGGAATGTATGCGGACATTTAGTGGACACTATGACAGAGTCACACAAGTGATGTTTGACCCGCGGTCGAGTAATGAGTTTCTAAGTGCTTCCATGGATGGCAGTGTCAAG CGCTGGTACCTCTACTATGGTAATTGCGACAACACGTTTGTAGACAAATCAGGTGGCCTCCTATGTCTTCACTACATCAGAGATAGGCAAGTTTACTATGATGGGAGATTACTGGTTGCTGGCTCTTCGGATGGTGTTGCAAAG GTCTGGGATGAGCTTGAGGGAGAATGTGTTGGTACGCTTGAAGGACATACAAACTGTCTCACTGCTCTTTGTTGGCACCCCAAACATGAAGTATTAGTAACAGGTTCCCTTGATGGGACCGTACAAATCTGGAAGCAAACTAGCACTAGATACAG
- the LOC123442429 gene encoding uncharacterized protein LOC123442429 isoform X6, with amino-acid sequence MHQRGNSVRDNVQDNWRKRFEEIPRYPWLEDCKQVRTCIEIALRCMDPERLNRPSLNHIVSKLIPVRRTVVPYTCDVERISVNYMPAPFFEKEELSPQHLNYMPAPFFEEEELSPQHLNYIPACFTSDSGFEVECMSANSTTDLWLPIDIQEIDTPQMPSPEPEDSHIRTCELSFEFLREITNDFSKDRIVSECASATIFKGILNSGEETRVKRFRASKKDIPDKEFQNEVGKLMEIKHKNIVRLLGYCNEKKREAVKHDGRYIVTCKVETLLLYEYVPNRSLDQYIYGDSCQLEWNMRFKIILAICEALHFLHTELNKPISHLPLTPENILLDKKLVPKLSDIGLSDLFEGLSPEGTEYDPEINRYKAPEYINRYTISFQSNIYSLGLLIMDIATGEKDSSHARQTMDSSHSANVRQKWTDEYIASKYTSLDVTCIGQLRVCLQIALWCVEDNRQDRPSIREIVNTLNNPYIGRALNKPGVGPILLLSVQPQRLCFPLPSTRLISRLLCLTNNKDECIAFRLLTDNPGRYHTELPLCGIVPPKCTYTINVVVHEQTKQLPSNSDEFLTLICTTTHEKELKNLDADSAAVLFGNPDHEVQEMMLPVVCDSSEETISNQIIASQHCRVVPSVDVHSISQNYRQVLSIDVHPKEPWLLTTNQMGTLCIWNYQKKETLNSLEVTPGEPVYSAKFIEPKHWFVTGDGDGYIHVYSYDTMKEAMNFKAHENTIMSLALHSSFSFVLSASDDHLIKLWDWDKRWECMRTFSGHYDRVTQVMFDPRSSNEFLSASMDGSVKRWYLYYGNCDNTFVDKSGGLLCLHYIRDRQVYYDGRLLVAGSSDGVAKVWDELEGECVGTLEGHTNCLTALCWHPKHEVLVTGSLDGTVQIWKQTSTRYRLENIIRLNLGAVTALAYIPEARSQTVPYTKLWHFLKEAFNEFINCCLGSESSKHPSMSFVQRVVVGCEQGIAMVEIDYL; translated from the exons ATGCATCAGAGAGGCAACTCAGTTAGGGACAAT GTACAGGACAACTGGAGGAAAAGGTTTGAGGAGATACCACGGTATCCATGGCTTGAAGATTGCAAACAAGTAAGAACTTGTATTGAGATCGCACTACGATGTATGGATCCTGAGCGACTTAATAGGCCTTCGCTGAATCATATTGTCAGTAAGCTGATTCCAGTACGAAGGACAGTGGTACCTTATACGTGCGATGTAGAACGTATATCTGTCAATTATATGCCTGCCccttttttcgaaaaggaggaaCTTAGCCCCCAGCATCTCAATTATATGCCTGCCCCTTTTTTCGAAGAGGAGGAACTTAGCCCCCAGCATCTCAATTATATTCCTGCCTGTTTTACATCGGATTCTGGTTTTGAAGTGGAGTGTATGTCTGCCAATTCTACAACGGACTTATGGTTGCCGATAGACATCCAGGAGATAGACACTCCTCAGATGCCTTCACCAG AACCGGAAGATTCACACATTCGCACATGTGAACTATCGTTCGAGTTTCTACGAGAAATTACTAATGATTTTTCAAAGGACCGAATAGTTTCTGAATGCGCATCTGCGACAATTTTTAAG GGTATACTTAACTCTGGAGAAGAGACTCGGGTGAAGAGGTTTAGGGCAAGTAAAAAGGATATTCCAGATAAGGAGTTTCAGAATGAAGTTGGAAAGCTCAtggagatcaaacacaaaaatataGTACGGTTACTCGGCTATTGCAACGAAAAGAAGAGGGAAGCTGTGAAGCATGACGGGAGATATATTGTGACATGCAAGGTAGAAACTTTGCTATTGTACGAGTATGTGCCAAATAGAAGCCTTGACCAATATATTTATG GTGATTCTTGTCAACTTGAGTGGAATATGCGCTTCAAGATAATTTTGGCCATTTGTGAGGCGTTGCATTTCTTACATACTGAGTTAAACAAGCCTATCAGTCATCTGCCTCTTACTCCTGAGAACATACTATTAGACAAAAAATTGGTACCAAAACTTTCAGATATTGGTCTATCAGATTTGTTTGAAGGACTATCCCCAGAGGGCACAGAATATGATCCGGAAATAAA TCGGTACAAGGCTCCAGAATACATAAACAGATACACTATTTCATTCCAATCAAACATATACAGCTTAGGTCTCTTAATAATGGATATCGCAACAGGAGAGAAGGACAGCTCTCATGCTCGACAAACCATGGATAGTAGCCATTCTGCGAAT GTACGTCAAAAGTGGACGGATGAATACATAGCATCAAAGTATACATCACTGGATGTCACTTGCATTGGTCAACTCAGAGTATGCCTCCAGATTGCGTTATGGTGTGTCGAGGACAACAGACAGGACAGGCCATCTATACGGGAAATTGTCAATACACTGAACAATCCATATATAGGCAGAGCATTAAACAAG CCAGGAGTCGGTCCCATCTTATTGTTGAGCGTGCAACCCCAGCGTCTCTGCTTCCCTCTCCCTTCCACAAGGTTGATTTCCCGCCTGTTGTGCCTAACAAACAACAAGGATGAGTGTATCGCCTTCAGGCTCCTCACGGATAACCCAGGGAGGTACCATACAGAGTTGCCGCTTTGCGGTATTGTACCGCCAAAGTGCACCTACACTATCAACGTGGTAGTGCACGAGCAGACAAAGCAGCTACCATCAAATAGCGACGAGTTTTTGACCCTCATCTGCACAACAACGCATGAGAAGGAACTCAAGAATCTCGACGCAGACTCTGCCGCAGTCCTTTTTGGGAACCCCGATCATGAGGTGCAAGAGATGATGCTCCCTGTTGTTTGTGACTCATCGGAAGAGACTATCTCTAATCAG ATCATAGCCAGTCAGCATTGCCGAGTGGTTCCATCCGTTGATGTTCATTCAATCAGCCAAAATTACCGGCAGGTGTTGTCCATAGATGTGCATCCAAAGGAGCCTTG GCTATTGACGACCAACCAAATGGGCACTCTTTGCATTTGGAACTACCAGAAGAAG GAAACGTTGAACTCCTTGGAAGTTACTCCAGGAGAACCAG TATATTCCGCAAAATTTATCGAACCAAAGCATTGGTTCGTGACTGGGGATGGCGATGGATACATTCATGTGTACAGTTATGATACAATGAAAGAAGCCATGAACTTCAAAGCTCATGAGAATACCATCATGTCTTTGGCTCTGCATTCGAGTTTTTCTTTCGTGCTATCAGCATCTGACGATCACCTGATCAAGCTTTGGGACTGGGACAAGCGCTGGGAATGTATGCGGACATTTAGTGGACACTATGACAGAGTCACACAAGTGATGTTTGACCCGCGGTCGAGTAATGAGTTTCTAAGTGCTTCCATGGATGGCAGTGTCAAG CGCTGGTACCTCTACTATGGTAATTGCGACAACACGTTTGTAGACAAATCAGGTGGCCTCCTATGTCTTCACTACATCAGAGATAGGCAAGTTTACTATGATGGGAGATTACTGGTTGCTGGCTCTTCGGATGGTGTTGCAAAG GTCTGGGATGAGCTTGAGGGAGAATGTGTTGGTACGCTTGAAGGACATACAAACTGTCTCACTGCTCTTTGTTGGCACCCCAAACATGAAGTATTAGTAACAGGTTCCCTTGATGGGACCGTACAAATCTGGAAGCAAACTAGCACTAGATACAG